GCGCCGCGAACACGGCGACAAGCGTCCCCACCGCGCACGGGATGCCGAGGCTCTGGAAATACGGAAGGCGGGTGAAGCTAAGGCAATACATCGCGCCGGCGATGGTGAGGCCGGAGCCCAGCACCACGTGCGCGGTCCCGTGGAACATGGTGTAGAAGGCCTGTTCTCGGTCCTCGCCCAGCGATCGCGCCTCCTGGTACCGGCCCAGCACGAAGATGGCGTAGTCGGTGCTCGCCGCGATCACCATCAACACCAGCAGGTTCACGGCGAAGGTTGACAGGCCGATGACCTCGTTATGCGCCAGGAACGCGACAACCTGGCGCGCCGCGAACAGCTCGAGCACCACCATCACCAGGGTGACGAACATGGTGATGAATGAGCGGTACACCCACAGCAACATCACGATGATCACGGCGAACGTCAGCAGGGTGACCAAGATGACGCCCTTGTCACCGGCCGCCGACTGATCGGCGGTCAGGGCCGCCGCACCGGTCACGTACGCCTTCACCCCGGGCGGCGGTTGCGTCGAGTCCACCACTCGGCGAACCGATCGGACGGACTCGTTGGCCTTGGTCTCGCCCTGGTTACCCCGCAGATACACCTGCACGTAGGCGGCCTTGCCGTCCGAGCTCTGGGAGCCGGCCGCCGTCAGGGGATCGCCCCAGAAGTCCTGGACGTGCTCGACGTGCGTCGTGTCCGCCTCGAGCTTCTTGATCAGCTGGTCGTAAAAGCGGTGGGCGTCGTCGCCGAGCGGCTTGTCACCCTCCAGCAGGATCATGATTGCGCTGTCGCTGGTGAATTCGTTGAAGACCTTGCCGACGCGCTGCGTCGCCTGCATCGATGCCGCCTCTTTCGGGCTCATCGGCACGGTGTGTTGCTTGCCGACCGTTTCCAGGTCGGGGACGAACATGGACAGGCATACCACCAGCGCGACCCAGCCCACGACGATCAAGGGCGCGAATTTGTACACCGACCGCGCGAAAAGCGGCATGTGGGGAAGCCCGGCGGCTTGGTGATCGGTCATGCGGACTTCACTATGCAAAAGGTTTCAGCGTTCACTCCGGTGACCGACCTTTCGTCCTTGACTACGTCGTTCACGATGATCTGGCAGCCGATCTGGTCTCCGTCGGTTTGCGCGACCACGTTGACGCTCACCGACGGGAGCGTGGTGGTGACCGAGAGCGTCCAGGGCAGAGGCACGTTGTCGATGCGCCGCGGCTGGGCATTGATGTCCAGATAGTTGATATTGGCGGTGCTCCCCGACCCGTACACCTTGTAGACCACGTGCTTCGGGTTGAACGGCTTGATGTCGTCCAGGCTGCTGCTGCCGATCCCCGACGTGTCGTGATTGCCGAAGAAGGAGCGCAGGCGAAGGACGCAGAAAACCGCTACCGCGATCACGACCGCGATGACGAGAACGATCCACAGTCGTCTCACCGCATTGGCAACAGGCGCCTTTGCCACTCACTCACCTTCCGCTTGCCGAGCGATCAACCGCCCGTCCGAGTGCTTGAGCCATGGCCGGACCGCGCGAGCCGCGCACCGTTTGCTTCGGTGCGCCAAGTCCCGCAAACGCGCCCGCGCTCCGGCGCGCGGCGGGCCGGTCCGGGTTCGCCGACGCTGCGATGGCTCGGAGTTCGAACATCCCAATCCGCTTTCTGCTCATGGCGATTCGGCGAGGAGACCGATGCAAGTGGCGGTGAGCACCCGGGTGAGGGCGGGGCCGAATTCGATATTCCACTCCTCGGGCGGCACGGCCTCCGGCTGGTCGGCGTAGGCATCGGTGAGCCGCTCCGGCGGGTTGGCGATCTGCCAGAAAGCGGCCGCCAACGAGTAGGCGGCGATCAAGCTGTCGAACGCGCCCGAGCGGCCGAGTTTGGGCAGCGCGCGTTCGATGGCATCGGCGAGGGCGACCGCGGCGGCGGAGATCGTTCGCCGGATGTCGACCACCCGATCCACCTCCACCTCATGCTCGAGGTGCAGGTGCAGATTGGCGAGCAGGTCGCAGAACAGTGGATCGGCCGCCAGCCCGTTGGCCAAAGTTTCGGCCACCCGCGCCGGCGACATGGGGCCCGGCTGAGCCAGCTCCTCGCACACCGTGCCCGACCATCGCACCCACCCCTCGGCGGCGAGATGGAGCAGGACCTCTTTGTGCGAAGTGAAGTAGCGGCGCACCGCCGAGTAGTGAATGCCGGCGCGACCGGCGACGGCGGTCAGCGTCACCGACGCAACCCCGGTCTCGCGTGCCAGGGAGCGCGCGGCTTCGACGAGTGCGGCCGCACGTCGGCGCTTGTTCTCTTCGGTGCGGGCACGCTGAAACGTGAGTTGCGCCACCGACGGAGCGTAACGCACGTCATGTGATTTGTATAACGCACGCGATGTGCTTTCCGCCGGCGGCTACCGTGGAGAGTCGTGAGCGTCTTTTATCCCGTCCGTAACCGCCGCCGTCTCGAATAACTCGTATGCACACAATTGCGCTCATCGGCTTGCTCGGTGGCCTGATCACCGGCATCTCGCCATGCATCCTGCCCGTGCTTCCGGTGATTTTTCTGTCCGGCATGGACGGCAGCGACAGCAAAGCCAGCAGTCGCGGTTTGAGTTCGGCGATGCGTCCCTACTTGGTGATCGCGGGCCTGGTGTGCAGCTTCAGCCTGGCCACCCTGATCGGCTCCGCGCTGCTGTCAGCACTGCATCTGCCGCAGGATGCCATCCGGTGGACCGCACTGGTGGTGCTCACTCTGATCGGCCTGGGTTTGATCTTCCCGCCGCTGCAACACCTGATCGAGCGGCCGTTCGCCTTCCTACCGCAACGCCAAAGCAGCGCCAGCACAGATGGTTTCGGCCTGGGACTGACGTTGGGCGCCCTGTATGTACCCTGCGCCGGGCCGGTGCTGGCCGCGATCGTGGTGGCCGGCGGCACGACGTCGCTCGGGCCGGCCACGTTCGTGTTGACCGCCACGTTCGCGCTCGGCAACGCGATACCGCTGTTGGCTTTCGCGCTGGCCGGACGGCAAGTCGCGCAACGGGTTACGGCCTTCCGCCGTCGTCAACGCCAGATTCAGATCGTCGGCGGAATCATGATGATCGTGCTCGCGGTGGCGCTGGTGTTCAATTTACCCGCCCTGCTGCAGCGCGCCGTCCCCGACTACACGACTGCGATGCAGAATCGCTTGGGCGCCAACGATATCCAACGCTCACTGATCCCCAGTCACCCACCGGGGCCGACCACGGGTAGCGTGCTGGAACTCAATCAGGGCAACACCAGTAACGGGCTGCCCACCAACTGCACCGACGGCGCTACCGAGCTGCAGCAGTGCGGGCAGGCCCCGGCCATCACCGGCATCACCGGATGGCTCAACACCCCGGACGGCAAACCGCTCGACCCCGCGTCGGTGCGGGGCAAGGTCGTCCTGATCGACTTTTGGGCCTACTCCTGCATCAACTGCCAACGCGCCATCCCGCACGTCGTCGATTGGTACAACCGCTACCGCGACAGCGGCTTGGTGGTCATCGGGGTGCACACTCCCGAGTACGCCTTCGAACGGGTCCCCGGCAACGTGGCCAGCGGTGCCGCCGGCTTGCACATCGACTACCCCATCGCGCTGGACAACGACTACGCGACCTGGAACGCCTTCAACAACATGTACTGGCCGGCCGAATACCTGATCGACGGGAACGGAACGCTGCGGCACACCAAATTCGGCGAAGGCGACTACGACGGCACCGAGAAGCTGATCCGCCAACTGCTGAGGGACGCCAATCCGAACGTCGCCCTGCCCGCGCCGGCCAACGGGGCCGACACCACCCCGAAGACCAACCTCACCCCCGAGACCTACCTGGCGCCCGACAAAGCCACCACCTACGGCGGTGACGGCAGCTATCAGGCGGGCACCGCGGGGTTCGGCTTCCCGGCACAGCTGGCCAACGACAGATTCGCCCTGCGCGGCCGGTGGACCCTCGACGACCAGGGCATCACCGCCGAAAGCGACGACGCCGCGATCCGGCTGAACTACACGGCCAAGAGCGTCTTCGTCGTCGTGGGCGGCACCGGAACCATCACCATGACCCGCGACGGGAAAACCACCACCACACCGATCGGCGGCGTCCCCACGCTGCACGAAATCGTGTCCGATGGCGGCGCCCACCGCGATCAGTTCGACCTGCAGGTGAGCAAGGGCCTGCAGGTGTTTTCGTTCACTTTCGGCTAGACATCCTTAAGGGCGAAGCAGCCCATCCGCCAGCTGCGTGGTTACGAATAGGAGTCGTGGACTCGTCACACGTGCGTTCAGTCGCGGTCATCGGCAGCGGCGTAGCCGGCCTTACCGCCGCCTACATCCTGTCCGGCCGGGACCGCGTCACGCTGTATGAAGCCGACGTGCGGCTGGGCGGCCACGCGCACACCCATTTCCTGGACGACGGCGGCGCGGTGATCGGCGTCGACTCGGCGTTTCTGGTGCACAACGACCGTACCTATCCGACGCTGTGCCGGCTGCTGAGCGAGCTGGGGGTGGCCACCCAGGAATCCGAGATGTCGATGTCGGTGCGCGCCGACGAGATCGGGCTCGAATACGCCGGCGCCCTGGGCCTGAGTGGGTTGTTCGCGTGTAAGCAGTCGCTGCGGCCCCGCTACCTGCACATGCTCGCCGAGATCACCCGCTTCCACCGCGCCGCGGCGCTGCTGCTGCGCGACGACAGCACCGAGCCAGAGGAACTGGAGACGCTGGAATCCTTTCTGCGCCGGCACCGCTTCTCGTCCTATTTCATCGACTTTTTCATCACCCCACTGGTCGCGGCGGTGTGGTCGTGCGCCGGCGACGACGCCCTGCGCTACCCGGCGCGCTATCTGTTCGTCTTCCTCGACCACCACGGCATGCTTTCGGTGTTCGGCTCCCCCACCTGGCGCACCGTGACCGGGGGTTCGGCGCACTACGTGCAGGCCATCGCCGCACGGCTCGCCGAGGTGTCGACCGGGACGCCGGTGACCTCGCTGCGGCGGGTACCCGACGGCGTGTGGGTGCGGTCGGGCGACAACCCGCCGCGGCTGTTCGACGCAGCCGTCGTCGCCGTGCATCCCGACCAGGCGCTGCTGCTGCTCGACGATCCGAACCCCTGGGAGCGCGCGGTGCTGGGCGCGATTCCGTACTCGACCAATCAGGCACAGCTGCACACCGACGAGTCGCTGCTACCCAGGCATCGCCGTGCGCGCGCATCATGGAACTACCTGGTTACCCCCGAGAAGGACCATGTCGTGGTCACCTATGACGTCAGCAGACTCATGCGGCTGGATGGCAACCGCCGGTACCTGGTGACCCTGGGCGGTCACAACCGCGTCGATCCGGCGTCGGTGATCGCCGAAATGACCTACAGTCATCCGTTATACACGCCGGAATCCGTTGCGGCACAAGCATTGTTGCCCACACTGGATGATGATCGGGTGGTCTTCGCCGGCGCCTACCACGGCTGGGGTTTCCACGAGGACGGCGCCGCCTCGGGCCTGGCCGCGGCGCGGCGCCTCGGTGCCGACTGGCCGACGGCGACCCGGTGCGAGGCGGTCGCCCGATGCTGACGCCCGCGCTCTACCGCACCACGATCAGCCATTCGCGACAGGCACCGGTGCGCCACTCGTTCGAATACCGAAGCTACAGCTGGTATGTCGACCTCGACGACCTGCCGCGGCTGCCCTGGTGGCTGCGACCGTTCGCCCGCTTTCGCGCCTCTGACCACTTCGCCCCTGGGCAGCAGGGCTCGTTGCGCGACCGGCTCGGTGCCTTCTTCGCCGAGCGCGGCCTGGCCGCGCCCGAGGGTCGCGTCACCGCTTTGCTGCAGGCGCGCGTGCTCGGGTATGTGTTCAATCCGCTGAGCGTCTTTTGGTGCCACGACCGCGACGGCCGGCTGCGCCATGTGATCGCCGAGGTGCACAACACCTACGGCGACCGCCACGCCTACCTGCTGCCCCCGGCCGACATGCCGGTGGTCACCGAGAAGAAGTTCTATGTCTCGCCGTTCAATGCCGTGGACGGCTACTACCTGGTGCGAGCACCTCGGCCCGACAACGAAGTCGACATCACCATCGAGCTGCGCCGCGACCGTCAGCCCGCGTTCGTGGCCAACATGCGCGGGCAACGGCGGCCCGCGACCGCCGCACAGGTCGCGATCATGCAACTCATTTCGCCGCTGGCACCGCTGGTGGTGGCTTTACGTATCCGAATTCAGGGGATCAAACTGTGGTTACGTCGAGTTCCGTTGGTACCGCGATGACCGTACCGACCATCCGAAAACCCTCGGCGGCAATCGATTCCGAACGCTGGCCGGCAATCGCGAAGGTGCCGTCCGGGCCCGGGAGTGCGGCCGCGGCCGCGGCCGCCGACCGGCTGCTGCGACGCGCGGCCGCTCGGCTTCCGCTGCGAGTGGCCTACCCCGACGGCACGGTCGTCGGTGCGGCCGACCCGACGGTGCCGACTTTGGTTGTCCACCAACCGAAAGCGATGGCGCGCCGAATCGGGCGCTACGGCCTCATCGGCTTCGGCGAGTCCTACATGGCAGGGGAATGGTCGTCGGACGACCTCAGCGGGCTGTTGACGGTGTTCGCCACCTCGGTGGACGAACTGGTGCCGCGCCCATTGCAATGGTTGCGTCCGATCGGGCCGGCCTTCCGGCCGCGGTGGTGGGGCGCCAGCCGGGATCGCGCCCGGCGCAATATCGCCGAGCATTACGACCTGTCCAACGACCTGTTCGCCGAATTCCTCGACGAGACCATGACGTACTCCTGCGCGCTGTTCGACCGGTTGCCGGCGTCGGCGGCGGATTTGGCTGCCGCACAAGAGCGCAAGATCGATCGGCTGCTCGACCTCGCCGGCGTTCACCAGGGCAGCCGGATACTCGAAATCGGGACCGGCTGGGGCGAGCTGTGCATCCGCGCGGCCACCCGGGGAGCCGAGATCCGCTCGGTGACCCTGTCGGTCGAGCAACAGCAGCTGGCGCGGCTTCGGGTTGCCGCGGCGGGGCTGACCGACAAGGTGACGATCGACCTCTGCGACTACCGCGACGTCGAGGGGGTCTACGACGCGGTGGTGTCGGTCGAGATGATCGAAGCGGTGGGATTCCATGCGTGGCAACGGTATTTCGACACGCTCGAACGGCTGGTGCGACCGGGCGGCCGCGTTGCGATCCAGGCGATCACGATGCCGCACTCCCGGATGATGGCCAGCCGCAACACGCACACCTGGATCCAGAAGTACATCTTCCCGGGCGGACTGCTGCCTTCTACCCAGGCCATCTCCGCAATCACCGAGCGCCGCACCGGTTTACGCACGGTCGACATGACCTCGTTGCGCCCACACTACGCCGAGACGCTGCGGCTATGGCGGGAGCGGTTTCTGCAGCGGCGAGACCGATTGGCGCACATCGGCTTCGACGATGTGTTCCAGCGAATGTGGGAGCTGTATCTGGCGTATTCCGAGGCGGGCTTCCGATCGGGATACTTGGACGTCTACCAGTGGACGTTCGCGCGCGAGGGGTGCCGATGAGTGACGTGAGCATCATAGAGAACTTGGCCCAGGTGTCCGGCGCCTCGGTTGTGGTTCTGGCCGTGGTGCATTCGGTCACGTTCACCATCGGCAAGCGCATCGGCCGCTACAACGTCGTCGACGTCGCGTGGGGCATCGGCTTCGTCGCGATCGCCGCCGTTGCTGCGGCGCTCGGCCAAGGCGACCCGATCCGCCGCTGGTTGCTGCTGGCGCTGGTGACGATCTGGGGCGCGCGGCTGAGCTGGCATATCCACCGCAAGACCGCCGGCAAGGGTGAGGATCCGCGATATGCCGCCATGCTGCGCAACGCCACACCCGGGGTGGTGCTGCGCAAAGTCTTTCTGTTGCAGGCGTTGATCACCTGGTTCGTCTCCTTTCCGCTGCAACTGTCGGCAGTGACCGGGCCCACCCCGAAACCGCTGACCGTCGCGCTGGTGCTCGGCGTGGTCGTGTGGCTGGTGGGTGTCACCTTCGAAGCGGTCGGTGACCGGCAGCTGCGGATCTTCAAGTCCGACCCAGCCAATCGCGGTGTGGTGATGGACCGCGGTCTGTGGGCGTGGACGCGTCACCCCAATTACTTCGGCGACGCCACCGTGTGGTGGGGCCTGTGGCTGATCACCATCACCGGCTGGTGGTCGCTGGCCACGGTCGGCTCAC
The Mycobacterium sp. 050128 genome window above contains:
- a CDS encoding cytochrome c biogenesis protein DipZ — its product is MHTIALIGLLGGLITGISPCILPVLPVIFLSGMDGSDSKASSRGLSSAMRPYLVIAGLVCSFSLATLIGSALLSALHLPQDAIRWTALVVLTLIGLGLIFPPLQHLIERPFAFLPQRQSSASTDGFGLGLTLGALYVPCAGPVLAAIVVAGGTTSLGPATFVLTATFALGNAIPLLAFALAGRQVAQRVTAFRRRQRQIQIVGGIMMIVLAVALVFNLPALLQRAVPDYTTAMQNRLGANDIQRSLIPSHPPGPTTGSVLELNQGNTSNGLPTNCTDGATELQQCGQAPAITGITGWLNTPDGKPLDPASVRGKVVLIDFWAYSCINCQRAIPHVVDWYNRYRDSGLVVIGVHTPEYAFERVPGNVASGAAGLHIDYPIALDNDYATWNAFNNMYWPAEYLIDGNGTLRHTKFGEGDYDGTEKLIRQLLRDANPNVALPAPANGADTTPKTNLTPETYLAPDKATTYGGDGSYQAGTAGFGFPAQLANDRFALRGRWTLDDQGITAESDDAAIRLNYTAKSVFVVVGGTGTITMTRDGKTTTTPIGGVPTLHEIVSDGGAHRDQFDLQVSKGLQVFSFTFG
- a CDS encoding class I SAM-dependent methyltransferase, with amino-acid sequence MTVPTIRKPSAAIDSERWPAIAKVPSGPGSAAAAAAADRLLRRAAARLPLRVAYPDGTVVGAADPTVPTLVVHQPKAMARRIGRYGLIGFGESYMAGEWSSDDLSGLLTVFATSVDELVPRPLQWLRPIGPAFRPRWWGASRDRARRNIAEHYDLSNDLFAEFLDETMTYSCALFDRLPASAADLAAAQERKIDRLLDLAGVHQGSRILEIGTGWGELCIRAATRGAEIRSVTLSVEQQQLARLRVAAAGLTDKVTIDLCDYRDVEGVYDAVVSVEMIEAVGFHAWQRYFDTLERLVRPGGRVAIQAITMPHSRMMASRNTHTWIQKYIFPGGLLPSTQAISAITERRTGLRTVDMTSLRPHYAETLRLWRERFLQRRDRLAHIGFDDVFQRMWELYLAYSEAGFRSGYLDVYQWTFAREGCR
- a CDS encoding DUF1365 domain-containing protein, which translates into the protein MLTPALYRTTISHSRQAPVRHSFEYRSYSWYVDLDDLPRLPWWLRPFARFRASDHFAPGQQGSLRDRLGAFFAERGLAAPEGRVTALLQARVLGYVFNPLSVFWCHDRDGRLRHVIAEVHNTYGDRHAYLLPPADMPVVTEKKFYVSPFNAVDGYYLVRAPRPDNEVDITIELRRDRQPAFVANMRGQRRPATAAQVAIMQLISPLAPLVVALRIRIQGIKLWLRRVPLVPR
- a CDS encoding TetR family transcriptional regulator; the protein is MRYAPSVAQLTFQRARTEENKRRRAAALVEAARSLARETGVASVTLTAVAGRAGIHYSAVRRYFTSHKEVLLHLAAEGWVRWSGTVCEELAQPGPMSPARVAETLANGLAADPLFCDLLANLHLHLEHEVEVDRVVDIRRTISAAAVALADAIERALPKLGRSGAFDSLIAAYSLAAAFWQIANPPERLTDAYADQPEAVPPEEWNIEFGPALTRVLTATCIGLLAESP
- a CDS encoding DUF1295 domain-containing protein, whose translation is MSDVSIIENLAQVSGASVVVLAVVHSVTFTIGKRIGRYNVVDVAWGIGFVAIAAVAAALGQGDPIRRWLLLALVTIWGARLSWHIHRKTAGKGEDPRYAAMLRNATPGVVLRKVFLLQALITWFVSFPLQLSAVTGPTPKPLTVALVLGVVVWLVGVTFEAVGDRQLRIFKSDPANRGVVMDRGLWAWTRHPNYFGDATVWWGLWLITITGWWSLATVGSPLLMTYFLVFVTGVRLTEKLMAGRPGFAEYQQRTACFVPRPPRAARR
- a CDS encoding MmpS family transport accessory protein, encoding MAKAPVANAVRRLWIVLVIAVVIAVAVFCVLRLRSFFGNHDTSGIGSSSLDDIKPFNPKHVVYKVYGSGSTANINYLDINAQPRRIDNVPLPWTLSVTTTLPSVSVNVVAQTDGDQIGCQIIVNDVVKDERSVTGVNAETFCIVKSA
- a CDS encoding NAD(P)/FAD-dependent oxidoreductase codes for the protein MDSSHVRSVAVIGSGVAGLTAAYILSGRDRVTLYEADVRLGGHAHTHFLDDGGAVIGVDSAFLVHNDRTYPTLCRLLSELGVATQESEMSMSVRADEIGLEYAGALGLSGLFACKQSLRPRYLHMLAEITRFHRAAALLLRDDSTEPEELETLESFLRRHRFSSYFIDFFITPLVAAVWSCAGDDALRYPARYLFVFLDHHGMLSVFGSPTWRTVTGGSAHYVQAIAARLAEVSTGTPVTSLRRVPDGVWVRSGDNPPRLFDAAVVAVHPDQALLLLDDPNPWERAVLGAIPYSTNQAQLHTDESLLPRHRRARASWNYLVTPEKDHVVVTYDVSRLMRLDGNRRYLVTLGGHNRVDPASVIAEMTYSHPLYTPESVAAQALLPTLDDDRVVFAGAYHGWGFHEDGAASGLAAARRLGADWPTATRCEAVARC